One window of Populus nigra chromosome 5, ddPopNigr1.1, whole genome shotgun sequence genomic DNA carries:
- the LOC133695229 gene encoding uncharacterized protein LOC133695229 isoform X2 → MAASSSLSSDSSSSSRNRRRHRNRRDRDSLKIRKKSSSNHKSQSKRRRKHHHRHSSSSDSYDSSSDSYSSSDSEHETSSRSKKHKKNDRSKKNKEKDRSKSHHHKRQKQKVKEQDERNSSPVQLSKFLGRDKEDGVRRSAVSGKKILLKLEKSKEDKAAENKRNELLKFLNASCD, encoded by the exons ATGGCGGCCTCATCTTCTCTGTCCTCtgattcctcctcctcttcccgCAACCGTCGTCGGCACCGCAATCGTCGGGACAGAGATTCTCTCAAGATCCGAAAAAAGAGTAGCAGCAACCATAAATCCCAGTCCAAACGCCGCCGTAAACACCACCACCGCCACTCATCTTCCTCCGATTCTTACGATTCCTCTTCAGATTCTTACTCCAG TTCTGATAGTGAGCACGAGACATCTAGTCGTTCGAAGAAGCACAAAAAGAATGACAGATCGAAGAAG AACAAAGAAAAGGATCGAAGTAAGAGTCATCACCATAAACGTCAGAAGCAAAAAGTTAAAGAG CAGGACGAGAGGAATAGCAGCCCTGTACAGCTTTCTAAG TTTCTAGGGCGTGATAAAGAGGATGGTGTGCGTCGTAGCGCTGTTTCTGGTAAAAAG attttattgaaacttGAGAAATCAAAGGAGGACAAGGCggcagaaaataaaaggaacgaATTGTTGAAATTTCTAAATGCCAGTTGTGATTGA
- the LOC133695229 gene encoding uncharacterized protein LOC133695229 isoform X1 — translation MAASSSLSSDSSSSSRNRRRHRNRRDRDSLKIRKKSSSNHKSQSKRRRKHHHRHSSSSDSYDSSSDSYSSSDSEHETSSRSKKHKKNDRSKKNKEKDRSKSHHHKRQKQKVKEQQDERNSSPVQLSKFLGRDKEDGVRRSAVSGKKILLKLEKSKEDKAAENKRNELLKFLNASCD, via the exons ATGGCGGCCTCATCTTCTCTGTCCTCtgattcctcctcctcttcccgCAACCGTCGTCGGCACCGCAATCGTCGGGACAGAGATTCTCTCAAGATCCGAAAAAAGAGTAGCAGCAACCATAAATCCCAGTCCAAACGCCGCCGTAAACACCACCACCGCCACTCATCTTCCTCCGATTCTTACGATTCCTCTTCAGATTCTTACTCCAG TTCTGATAGTGAGCACGAGACATCTAGTCGTTCGAAGAAGCACAAAAAGAATGACAGATCGAAGAAG AACAAAGAAAAGGATCGAAGTAAGAGTCATCACCATAAACGTCAGAAGCAAAAAGTTAAAGAG CAGCAGGACGAGAGGAATAGCAGCCCTGTACAGCTTTCTAAG TTTCTAGGGCGTGATAAAGAGGATGGTGTGCGTCGTAGCGCTGTTTCTGGTAAAAAG attttattgaaacttGAGAAATCAAAGGAGGACAAGGCggcagaaaataaaaggaacgaATTGTTGAAATTTCTAAATGCCAGTTGTGATTGA
- the LOC133694537 gene encoding probable pectinesterase/pectinesterase inhibitor 21 gives MSYGDDSNRKRRIAVIGISSFLLVAMVVAVSVGVGLGNDGNEDLNDSSHKSTNQVSASMKAVKAICQPTDYRKTCEENLQKAAGNTTDPRELIKMAFKIAEKHVNEASKKSKVLEELSKDPRTRGALQSCRELMTMSVDELKQSLNKVTDFDITEIEKLMADVKTWLSASITYQETCLDGFQNTTTNAGKEMKKGLKLSMELSANLLAIVSGISSAIPSLESLGQRRLLQDDLPVLGHGDQIFPTWTDFGKRRLLAAPASKIKADIVVAKDGSGDFSTIRDALHHVPIKSSKTFVLYIKAGIYQEYIDFNKSMTNLMVIGDGRETTRIVGNKNFVDGINTYHTATVVVLGDNFVAKNIGFENNAGAIKHQAVALRVSADYALFYNCSMDGHQDTMYTHAKRQFYRDCSISGTIDFVFGDASAVFQNCKFLIRKPLENQQCIVTAQGRKMRRQPSAIIIQNSTITAHPDLFPERKLFKSYLGRPWKEFSRTIIMESFIDDVIQPEGWLPWLGTFGLKTCWYTEFNNNGPGSSKAARVKWNGIKTIDRQHALDFTPGRFFKGGAWIKTTGIPYTPFLARK, from the exons ATGTCTTATGGGGATGATTCAAACAGAAAGAGGAGAATAGCCGTTATCGGCATCTCTTCTTTCCTCTTGGTAGCTATGGTTGTAGCTGTCTCCGTTGGCGTCGGTCTTGGCAATGACGGCAATGAGGACCTCAATGACAGCAGTCACAAAAGCACTAATCAAGTATCTGCCTCCATGAAAGCCGTCAAGGCCATTTGCCAGCCCACAGATTACAGGAAAACATGTGAAGAAAACCTCCAAAAAGCTGCTGGAAACACCACAGATCCTAGAGAATTGATCAAGATGGCATTCAAGATTGCAGAGAAGCACGTTAATGAGGCTTCCAAGAAATCAAAGGTTTTGGAGGAACTCTCAAAGGACCCAAGAACCCGTGGGGCCCTTCAGAGCTGCAGAGAGCTTATGACCATGTCGGTTGATGAGCTCAAGCAATCTCTTAACAAAGTAACAGATTTTGATATTACCGAGATAGAAAAATTGATGGCAGATGTTAAGACTTGGCTTAGTGCTTCCATCACATATCAAGAAACTTGCTTGGACGGATTCCAAAACACAACCACTAATGCTGGAAAGGAAATGAAGAAGGGATTGAAGCTTTCCATGGAGCTTAGCGCCAATCTCCTTGCCATCGTTTCCGGGATCTCTTCCGCAATCCCTTCATTGGAAAGTTTGGGCCAGCGCCGCCTTCTCCAAGATGATTTACCTGTTCTTGGACATGGTGATCAAATATTCCCCACCTGGACTGACTTTGGAAAGCGCAGACTTCTGGCAGCGCCTGCTTCGAAGATTAAGGCTGACATTGTTGTGGCTAAGGATGGAAGTGGAGATTTCTCAACTATCAGAGACGCATTGCATCATGTTCCCATTAAGAGCAGCAAGACCTTTGTGTTATACATCAAGGCAGGAATTTATCAGGAGTACATTGATTTCAATAAGAGCATGACTAATTTGATGGTGATTGGAGATGGCAGGGAGACTACTCGCATCGTCGGAAACAAGAACTTCGTCGATGGAATCAACACCTATCACACCGCAACAGTCG TTGTCCTCGGAGATAACTTTGTGGCCAAGAATATTGGTTTCGAGAACAATGCTGGTGCCATCAAACATCAAGCTGTGGCATTGAGAGTTTCGGCTGATTATGCTCTCTTCTACAACTGCTCAATGGACGGACACCAGGACACAATGTACACACACGCCAAGCGTCAATTCTACCGCGACTGCAGCATCTCCGGCACCATCGACTTCGTCTTTGGTGACGCTTCTGCAGTCTTCCAAAACTGCAAATTCTTGATCCGCAAGCCATTGGAAAACCAACAGTGCATTGTGACAGCTCAAGGCAGGAAAATGAGGAGGCAACCATCAGCTATTATCATCCAAAACAGCACAATCACAGCCCATCCTGACCTATTCCCTGAAAGGAAACTATTCAAGTCATATCTCGGCCGTCCATGGAAGGAATTCTCAAGAACAATCATCATGGAATCCTTCATTGACGATGTCATCCAGCCCGAAGGATGGCTACCTTGGCTCGGAACTTTCGGACTCAAGACTTGTTGGTACACAGAATTCAACAACAATGGTCCTGGTTCTAGCAAGGCAGCTCGTGTGAAGTGGAATGGTATCAAGACCATCGATCGTCAACACGCCTTGGATTTCACACCAGGAAGGTTCTTCAAGGGCGGTGCCTGGATCAAGACTACCGGAATCCCCTACACACCTTTCTTGGCCAGAAAATGA
- the LOC133695015 gene encoding putative pectinesterase/pectinesterase inhibitor 22 has protein sequence MALANFLFILFFLPSLEALSNVTSSEEQTLNAQALTMQACSDVENQSSCLSNFQAELKKSGPTAHSILHAALRATLDEAMRAIDMITKFNALSVSYREQVAIEDCKELLDFSVSELAWSLKEMNNIRAGIKNVHYEGNLKAWLSAALSNPDTCLEGFEGTDGHLENFIRGSLKQVTQLIGNVLALYTQLHSLPFKPPRNHNGTTTNSGSDKFPEWMTEGDKELLKGSSLGMHIDAIVAGDGTGHYRTITEAINEAPSYSNRRYIIYVKKGVYKENIDMKRKKSNIMFVGDGIGQTVVTGNRNFMQGWTSFRTATVAVSGKGFIARDMTFRNTAGPLNHQAVALRVDSDQSAFYRCSMEGYQDTLYAHSLRQFYRECEIYGTIDYIFGNGAAVFQNCKIYTRVPLPLQKVTITAQGRKNPHQSTGFSIQDSYIFASQPTYLGRPWKQYSRTVFMNTYMSALVQPRGWLEWYGNFALGTLWYGEYRNHGPGALLSGRVKWPGYHIIQDVATAKFFTAAQFIDGLSWLPSTGVKFTAGLSN, from the exons ATGGCCTTggctaattttctttttattttatttttcctaccTTCTCTTGAAGCTTTATCCAATGTAACCTCATCAGAAGAACAAACATTAAATGCACAAGCTTTGACTATGCAAGCTTGTAGCGATGTTGAAAACCAGAGCTCATGCCTATCAAATTTTCAAGCTGAGCTCAAAAAGAGTGGTCCTACTGCACATTCTATTCTCCATGCTGCCCTCAGGGCAACGCTCGATGAAGCGATGCGAGCCATTGATATGATCACCAAGTTCAATGCGTTGTCTGTCAGTTATCGTGAACAAGTTGCGATCGAGGATTGCAAAGAGCTTCTTGATTTCTCAGTATCTGAGCTAGCATGGTCCTTAAAGGAGATGAACAATATCCGAGCAGGCATAAAGAATGTTCACTACGAGGGAAACTTGAAAGCTTGGCTTAGTGCTGCACTAAGCAACCCAGATACGTGCCTTGAAGGATTTGAAGGCACAGATGGACATCTCGAGAACTTTATCAGAGGAAGCCTGAAACAAGTCACGCAGCTAATTGGCAACGTCTTAGCTTTGTATACTCAGTTGCATAGCTTACCTTTTAAACCTCCACGAAACCATAATGGTACTACTACAAATTCAGGTTCAGATAAGTTCCCAGAGTGGATGACAGAAGGTGATAAAGAGCTTCTGAAAGGCAGTTCTCTTGGTATGCACATAGATGCAATTGTAGCTGGAGATGGCACCGGTCACTACCGTACCATCACAGAGGCCATTAATGAAGCTCCAAGCTATAGTAATAGAAGGTATATCATATATGTGAAGAAGGGCGTttataaagaaaacattgaCATGAAGAGGAAGAAATCCAATATCATGTTCGTCGGGGACGGTATTGGACAGACTGTGGTCACAGGCAATCGCAATTTCATGCAAGGATGGACTTCCTTTAGAACTGCTACTGTGG CTGTTTCTGGGAAGGGATTCATAGCAAGAGACATGACATTTCGCAACACGGCTGGACCACTAAACCATCAAGCTGTGGCTCTTCGAGTTGATTCGGATCAATCCGCTTTCTACCGGTGCAGCATGGAAGGCTATCAAGACACCCTCTATGCTCACTCTCTCCGCCAATTTTACCGCGAATGTGAGATTTATGGCACCATAGATTACATTTTTGGCAATGGTGCTGCTGTGTTTCAAAATTGCAAGATATACACTAGAGTGCCACTACCATTACAAAAGGTTACAATCACTGCTCAAGGCAGGAAAAACCCTCATCAAAGCACCGGATTTTCGATTCAAGATAGCTATATTTTTGCCTCACAACCGACATACTTAGGGCGACCATGGAAGCAATATTCCAGGACAGTTTTCATGAATACATACATGAGCGCTCTGGTCCAACCTAGAGGGTGGCTTGAGTGGTATGGAAACTTTGCATTAGGCACATTGTGGTATGGTGAATATAGGAACCATGGCCCTGGAGCATTACTATCTGGCCGGGTTAAATGGCCTGGCTACCACATCATTCAGGATGTTGCCACAGCTAAATTTTTTACTGCCGCACAGTTCATCGACGGCTTGTCATGGTTGCCATCGACCGGTGTCAAGTTCACAGCAGGCTTGAGCAATTAA